In the Malania oleifera isolate guangnan ecotype guangnan chromosome 1, ASM2987363v1, whole genome shotgun sequence genome, one interval contains:
- the LOC131150196 gene encoding uncharacterized protein At4g26485-like, which yields MEELGDRESCGWVGKEEAKWIKHYRSSHRILLVGEGNFSFAASLADAFGSASNIFATSLDPKDEVMRKHPSARGNLERLESLECTIIHEVDAHTMSLHPSLSRLPFDRIVFNFPHAGFILPEHNHMQILLHQELVKGFFGSAVDMLAGGGEVHVTHKTAHPFSKWEIEELAGECGLSLAERVEFYIWDYPGYENKRGASTRSDETFPVGECSTFKFSHFPFG from the exons ATGGAAGAATTGGGTGATCGGGAATCCTGTGGTTGGGTTGGGAAGGAGGAGGCCAAATGGATAAAGCATTACCGCAGCTCTCATAGGATACTGCTTGTGGGGGAGGGCAACTTCTCATTTGCAGCTTCCCTCGCCGACGCTTTTGGCTCTGCTTCCAACATTTTCGCTACTTCTCTCGACCCCAAAG ATGAGGTAATGCGGAAGCATCCAAGTGCGAGAGGCAACCTGGAAAGACTGGAGAGCCTGGAATGTACCATTATTCATGAAGTGGATGCCCACACCATGAGCCTTCACCCCTCCCTCTCCCGTCTCCCCTTCGACAGAATTGTGTTTAACTTCCCCCACGCTGGCTTTATACTCCCAGAACACAATCATATGCAAATTCT GCTTCACCAGGAGTTGGTGAAGGGTTTCTTTGGGAGTGCAGTGGATATGCTGGCTGGGGGTGGAGAAGTGCACGTCACCCACAAGACGGCTCATCCATTCAGCAAGTGGGAGATAGAGGAGCTGGCAGGGGAGTGTGGGCTGAGCCTGGCTGAGAGGGTGGAATTCTATATATGGGATTACCCAGGTTATGAGAACAAAAGAGGAGCTTCTACTCGCAGCGACGAGACATTTCCCGTTGGTGAATGCTCTACTTTTAAGTTTTCACATTTCCCCTTTGGTTAA
- the LOC131150184 gene encoding uncharacterized protein LOC131150184 yields the protein MASINYTPIGSRFWKTIFKILPEVHENVYVNVREGKTSIWFDKWLSSCPLGECSHTVQHPEFRIQDCWESKNWDNDMLKDLVGVPKTNEILLSSIKHKSVPDVFIWKPSIDGKFSAVSAWEFQGSTKKKKRMKRKKIKVLIRRLTSSFIRCICGEVRKLISSFIRCIRGEAMRKLISSFIRCICSEAMRKLISSFMRSICDESEEEVRSSAPMLQTSLAISSLDLSCPTSDWEYSCSNSRTTNDDASKESLQSLPISPSNLDFCINLTSNGALDPSLDWCSESSSNSALYSFRVVDLNLCVDEIWKKHYCSHHKILLVGEGDFSFSASLAVAFGSAPNMVATSLDSSGFLDKNYKRARANIGELKSRGSTVIHDVDATVMTNNYLLKDMKYFDRIIFNFPYAGFFKTESEESQKCRHQTLVCLFLKNAKELVADKGEIHITHKSNGFHRRWNLESLASSVGLRLISEVPFNFIDYPGYRTKCGFGGDGNFRCHPCNTYKFGF from the exons ATGGCTTCAATCAATTACACTCCTATAGGCTCTCGTTTTTGGAAGACAATCTTTAAAATCCTTCCCGAAGTCCatgagaatgtttatgtgaaTGTTAGAGAAGGAAAAACTTCTATTTGGTTTGATAAGTGGTTGAGTAGTTGTCCCCTTGGGGAGTGTTCTCACACGGTCCAGCATCCTGAGTTTAGgattcaagattgttgggagTCGAAGAATTGGGATAATGATATGCTAAAAGATTTGGTAGGGGTTCCAAAAACGAATGAGATTTTGTTGTCATCTATAAAGCACAAATCGGTGCCTGACGTGTTTATTTGGAAGCCTTCCATTGATGGAAAATTTTCAGCTGTCTCGGCTTGGGAG TTTCAAGGTTccacaaagaagaagaaaaggatgaagaggaagaagatcaAGGTTTTGATTAGGAGACTAACCTCTAGTTTTATTAGATGCATATGTGGTGAAGTGAGGAAACTAATCTCTAGTTTCATTAGATGCATACGTGGTGAAGCAATGAGGAAACTAATCTCTAGTTTCATCAGATGCATATGCAGTGAAGCAATGAGGAAACTAATCTCTAGTTTCATGAGATCCATATGTGATGAATCAGAGGAGGAAGTTAGGTCTAGTGCGCCAATGTTACAGACTTCTCTGGCAATATCAAGCTTGGATCTTAGCTGCCCAACCTCAG ACTGGGAGTACTCATGTAGCAACTCAAGAACTACTAATGACGATGCCTCAAAGGAAAGCCTG CAAAGTCTACCGATTTCCCCATCCAATTTGGACTTCTGCATCAACTTGACCTCTAATGGTGCATTGGATCCAAGCCTGGACTGGTGTAGCGAATCGAGCAGTAATAGTGCATTATATTCGTTCAGGGTCGTTGATTTGAACCTTTGTGTTGATGAAATATGGAAAAAACACTATTGCAGCCATCACAAAATACTTTTGGTGGGTGAAGGAGATTTCTCATTTTCTGCTAGTTTGGCGGTGGCTTTTGGATCTGCTCCCAACATGGTTGCTACATCTCTCGACTC TTCTGGGTTTTTGGACAAAAATTATAAGAGGGCTAGGGCCAATATTGGTGAATTGAAGTCCAGAGGTTCCACAGTCATCCACGATGTTGATGCTACTGTAATGACCAATAACTACTTGCTCAAGGATATGAAGTACTTCGATCGCATCATTTTCAATTTCCCATATGCTGGCTTTTTCAAGACAGAGTCAGAGGAGTCCCAGAAATG CCGCCACCAAACATTGGTCTGTCTGTTTCTGAAGAATGCGAAGGAATTAGTTGCAGACAAGGGTGAAATTCACATTACCCACAAATCAAATGGTTTCCACCGACGGTGGAATTTGGAGAGCTTGGCCTCGAGCGTTGGGCTGAGACTTATAAGTGAGGTGCCATTTAATTTCATTGACTATCCAGGCTATCGCACCAAGTGTGGATTTGGAGGCGATGGGAACTTCAGGTGCCACCCTTGCAACACATACAAATTTGGATTCTGA
- the LOC131168139 gene encoding uncharacterized protein At4g26485-like: MEHMHTHGTACSRHMGMEELDQREYCGGGGKEETKWIKHYSSSHRILLVGEGNFSFAASLANAFGSASNIFATSLDSKDDVMRKHPSARGNLERLESLECTIIHEVDAHTMSLHPSLSRLPFDRIVFNFPHAGFILPEHNQIQIRLHQKLVKGFFGSAGKMLAEGGEVHVTHKTTYPFSEWKIEELAGECGLSLVERVEFCIWDYPDYKNKRGASPRSDGAFPVGQCSTFKFSKSMSALIT; this comes from the exons ATGGAGCACATGCATACGCACGGTACTGCATGCTCTCGCCACATGGGAATGGAAGAATTGGATCAACGGGAGTATTGTGGTGGGGGTGGGAAGGAGGAGACCAAATGGATAAAGCATTACAGCAGCTCTCATAGGATACTGCTTGTGGGGGAGGGCAATTTCTCATTTGCAGCTTCCCTTGCCAACGCTTTTGGCTCTGCTTCCAACATTTTCGCTACTTCTCTCGACTCCAAAG ATGATGTAATGCGGAAGCATCCAAGTGCGAGAGGCAACCTGGAAAGACTGGAGAGCCTGGAATGTACCATTATTCATGAAGTGGATGCCCACACCATGAGCCTTCACCCCTCCCTCTCCCGTCTCCCCTTCGACAGAATTGTGTTCAACTTCCCCCACGCTGGCTTTATACTCCCAGAACACAATCAGATCCAAATTCG GCTTCACCAGAAGTTAGTGAAGGGGTTCTTTGGGAGTGCAGGGAAGATGCTGGCTGAGGGAGGAGAAGTGCACGTGACCCACAAGACGACTTATCCATTTAGCGAGTGGAAGATAGAGGAGCTGGCAGGGGAGTGTGGGCTGAGCCTGGTTGAGAGGGTGGAGTTCTGTATATGGGATTATCCAGATTATAAGAACAAAAGAGGAGCTTCTCCTCGCAGCGACGGGGCATTTCCCGTTGGTCAATGTTCTACTTTTAAGTTTTCCAAAAGCATGTCGGCGCTGATTACTTAA